The genome window TTTAGCATCGACTAACTTAGCGCTCGCGGAATCTTAGTTGACTTTGCTAGGACTATGACGTAAAATGTCGGCATCGATTAGACGTGTATGGTTTCAATGCATGTGCTGTAGCCATAGATATGGTGCCTTTTGGCTGACTATGAACTTGGTAACGGATAAGCATGCAGCTTGGTTGAGAGAGCTCTGATGGGCAGAATCGAATAAGGAAGTGCCCGAGGCCTTACACGTAAGGATAGGATGCTAcgtactaggtaggtaggcaacTTGCCGTGTAAAGAAGTCACCGATATTAGGTCTGGGCAACAGTTTTAAAAGAGATCTTGGCATACAAGAGGCTAAGCTATACATAACCTTGAGAGTTGAGACAGATTGATGAACTCATGATAAGATagatgatcttggagattATGTATGATTGATTATGCGTAAACTcaaaataaataagctttaaatcCTTTTGTCGGTGTGCTGTTGCTCATAGCCAATGTCATATTGTCTGTGACATCCGGAAGATCCGGAGGTTAAAAGTCGGAGCTCGGAAGCACGAGGCGGAGGCTTTCATCACATGAAGACGGACGGGGTTAAAACGCTACCGTACTTCCGTGGATGATATACATAATTTGCTGTTGTTCTTGGAATCGGACTTTTGCTTGACCCCAGATCATGATCGGTTGCGGCGGAATAGAGTTCGAGTCAGGGGCTGGCTTTGAGTAAAGGAGTTTCTGTTTCTATGGGCATCTGTCGAATGATGGTGGTTGATGGGCACGGGcaaacaacaccatcatcagGTCCATGTGCGtcagtcgagtcgagtctgCCCCTGTTTGACAAGAGTCAAGACAAGAGTCGAGATTAAGTATCCTCTCACACGAGAATGATGCCATGTCCACCTCGAGGTGAGATAAGCTCCTGGACGGCCTCATCAGTTTGTTTACAATTATTTTGTCCACGGCCAACATGCCACCTTTTCTATGACTGGTCCATTAATCATACATACTCATGCTCATGACATGTCAGCAGTGTAAAGTTGGTATTTTGCGGACGATCCATTCTAAACAAGACCCTTGTCTAGCTCGCCTCggactcttcttctttttctttctgcGTGCACCTGGAGCCCTGTAATTGGCTCACTGGCACCTCTAGCTCCCCCTACAAGCCGGCATCCGGCAACAGGGCGGGGGTTGCAAGCTTGGGCGCAGGGTATTCCCTGCTTGTGGCTTGTCTTAGTGCTCCCGGTCGACTTAGACATGTCGTGTGCCCTCAGACTGTCATTAACTCCGGGTACAGGCAGCGAAAATACAGGCCCAAAACCCCATGAATTACCTATCATCGGTCACAGATCAGAAACTGCCAAGCTGAGTTGTTGttctgagctgagctgagcttaGGCTAGCTGAGTCTTGTcttgtacctacctatgtagCAGTCAATATCAAATATGTATTCCCCGAGCGTTCCGTCCAccctgtctctctctctctctgttgCATCAAAACCCGTGTCTCCCCCAGCTACGAACTGACTTTGTTGTGTTCCCGCTTCTCTCTATTACTCAGACGAATCGCATTGCATCGCATCGTATACATTATACCCTTTTgcatctctttcttcttgtttgcATTGACTCGCTATACGGATATCCTGACTTACACCTTTCCCAGGCTGCCTTCCAGTCACATCTACgacctcatcaccagcaacaagCCTTATACTTCATTGCCACCCTAAACTAAACTTAGTTATCGGCCGTTGAAACCTTGTTCGTCATGGGAGTCGGTTCTTTTCTTGAGCCACTCATCGTCGTGACTCTCCTCTTTGGGGGCGCCTACTTCAACAGAAGCAAGGACTACAACTTCTGGACAAACAAGTCAGGAATCGCCAGCATCAAGAGTTATAAACGCTCTGATGACTTCCCGAAGAGAGACTCGACCGATAGTCTAATGAGCGGATGGAGTGGTTCGCGATCACCGAGCCTCGACTCGAGTTCTCAGCCGACTCTACGCCGTCGCAAGCTTCAAGTGCTTGGCTATAAGCGCATTGTTTCCACACCAAACACTCACATATTTGAGGATCGACTCCTGAGCCgtcttctcaagaagttGCCATTCTTGGTCGAGTGTTGGTACTGGTTTCTCATCTACTTTGTGTACCAGGTCGGTCGTGCTATCACTGCGTTGACTCTCGATGAGGGCACTGTCGATATCGCCCGTAGACATGCTCTCCAAATCATCCATCTCGAACAGCAGCTTCACATCTTCTGGGAGATAGACTTTCAGAAATGGTTCCTCGCTCGACCTACTCTTCTCCACTGGATAAACCGTATCTACTCTTTCATCCATATTCCTGGCACCATTACCTTTCTTGTTGTCCTCTACTACTTTACCACCACCCGACATCGTCGTTATGCCGCTGGCCGTGTGAGATCTGATACCGTGGCTGCTGGTCCTGCTCTATACGAAGCCCGTCGACGAACCATGGCCATGTGCAATCTCCTTGCTTTCGTTGTCTTCACCAGCTGGCCTTGCATGCCTCCCCGTCTTTTGAGCGATCCTGAATACAAGGGCCctgatgctgaggaggcCAAGAGCTTTGGCTTTGTCGACAGTGTTCACAGCGGTACTGGAGAGAGCAGTGTCTGGACCACCAACCGATTCTGCAACCAATATGGTAAGTGAAAGCCACAAGAACTTTGATACCATACAGGGCTAACTAGGATGGTAGCGGCCATGCCATCTCTGCATTTTGGTTACTCTCTCCTTGTCGGCCTTACCGTCGCCACTGTCCCTATTACCGGCCTGCGATCCACCTCCTGGAAGCGAATAATGATAGTTGCTGCGGGCATGTCTTACCCAGCCTTGATACTGACTGCCATTGTCGCCACAGCCAACCacttcatcctcgatgcCGTAGCCGGTGCTATGGTCTGCGCTATTGCATGGAACTGTAACGACTTCCTCCTCAACTTTTGCATCCTGGAGGACTACTTCCTATCCATGCTTCGCCTTCACAAGCCAGTGAACTGGACCGACCCTGAAACAGCTGTCGAGCCTCAGTTCCAGACTGGTCTCCTGGGTGAAGACGTCTAAGGCGTGTAAAGAGCTTTCGAGAACGAGCCCCACGAATTTTCTTCCTAAATACCCGACTTCGTTAATAcattgttttttttttcaagaGGGGAGCCTTTGTCTTATTTGCATAAGTCgtttcagcctcttcaaagcATTCACAAGGTGTTCCATGTCTGAACAGGAATGAATTGTGTGGACGTAGTGTTAGGTTTGGCGACGGTGGCATGTTGCTAATTTGAAGGAGTCGGGCCATCGATGTTCTGAGCAGTGGGGGGACTCTTATTAGACCTGCACAGAAAGGGGTTCAGTATACCACGCCATGCGATATGGTAAATAAGCTGAGTCCAGTAACGCTACCAAAACGAATATTATACTCTGTATATCAAGTGAGACTCGCTGCCGACACATTCAAATGTACTTTTATGCCTCGAGTTGGATGCATATGAGCGTTGACGAGATACAATGAAAGTTATATTTCCTAGGGCCACTCAAGTTAGACGAATCCCAACTGAAACTCGACGTCAACTTCTAGTGAGAAACAAAACCTCGTAGAGTGTGTCCTAAACTTATAGTGCCATCCATGATCCTCGGCAAGGATCATGATAATGAGACTGGCTACGGGGTTGGGCTTCCTCATAGTATCTTCACATCGGTGGCCTCTAGTAAAATCGTATGTATAGCCAGCCTAGTCATTGACGTGGTTCAGGCTGATTTACGTATTTACAGTACGCGGTCACTAAAGTAGTTCAAAGCCATTCCATGCCTCATGCTCGTGACGACGCAAGCTGAACTTCACCTCCCACCAATAAACTGCTGTCATGATACCTTTCTGGTAAGCCTTATGAGCACGGGTACATGTGTCTCTGCCAAAACTGCGCTATCTGACAGCAGATACAGCCACGAGTTCAGGTACCTCTGCTAAGATGGGGCGGGGAGCTTCTGTGGCGGGGCACGTCGTCATCTGTGATCCGTTTGGGCAAGAGACAAACAGCTGCCTTTGGCTTGCTTGCGTCTACTCACATGCCACTATTCTtcacctttcttttttatcaCAACcatttatataccttaccGTTACTTTATACTCAAAATCTGGCTGTGACTTTGAACAACAAAACAAGCCCGAGGACAAACGCTATTCAAGACGGAAGCTGCTGAGAGCGACAGATCTACCCACTACTCCCTTCCCATGTCGCAGCAGGATTCTGGGGCAGCTGATGCCCCGCCACAGCAGCCCTCGCGACAATCTGCGTCACCCTCAAACAGTTTCTATGCGCtgagcgatgatgaggagggcGAGTACAACACTATTAGAAATGCCGAGACTGGAAGAGGTGTGAAGCTTCTCTTTTCCAAGAGCAAGGTAAGTAACATCCGAGCCTAGTCCAAGTTCTGCGCAAGAGGTTGCGCTACAGAGTGACGGACGACATCTGACAATCGCAGGTTTATGTTCACCCAACACCCTCCTCAAAGGACAACATCCCTGGATATATCGCTCTTCTCCAGCAACGAGGCCATCACGAAGAGCGCCCTACTTCATCCGCTTCCAATGAATCAACGTCGATCGCCCCCTCGGATCTACTTCTTGCTTGGATTCCCGAATCTGCCCTTGGAGATTCCGCCAGCATCTACGTCAAGGTTGACCTTTGCGATGGAGACTCGCCCCCGAAACAGTCTTACCTTGTCCCTCCCCCACCGACCGTCACTAGCCATGTTGGATCTGTCGGTGGATATGCGTTTGCGATTCCCGTGAGCGCCGTCTATTCGCTCCTTGTTCGGCCTCCCAGCCTTGGCTGGTGGTATGGAtccgtcatcatcaactcccGTGCGGGCGACAGCTTTCCTGCCCTTTTCTTCCATGACAATGAGTGCCAAAGCACGATCcttcaaaagaagaagattgcgCGTGATACATTTGATCCTTTTGGAGAATCAGGACAGATGTTCTGGGGTGGCGATGAGGTTGTGAAGTGGCTACGTCGTTACGTCAAGATTGAGCGATCTGGTGCTGAACCTAGCATTTACTTGATCGAGCCATCAAAGGAGGACAGCGAAGCATTCGGTCACAAACTCACTTCCAGCCCATCGCAAATTGGTCGTCAGGATAGCAATGTGGGAGTACAGCGCGGCGCTGCTGCAGGACCGTCAAATCGAGATGCAGAGATGGATCCTTTCGTCAAGTTGATCAAGGAAACTGGATGGAATATTATGGAGAAATTCAGCAAAGTAACCACCTTTACGCGGAGAGCGGCTCAAGATATTGTCGAGAATCCCAACTTACCGCCACAAGTAAGGCGGCTCTTGAGAAATCCTGAAGTTCAGACTCTTCAAGACGAGTTTGACAGCGCCAGAATCTATCTCGCTCGCTGGGCTATGGGAATCCAGGAGCAGAGCGACCGCGATCGGAGACAGAGGATATGGTCTGCTAATGACGTTATGGAGCTCGAGGATACCGATGTTGGCGAGtttgagcttctcgaagGAGCCAGCAACCTTTCACTTGAGGAACGCCGAAAGACTGTGACAATGGAGGAGTGGAATACTTTCTTTGATCCCCAAACTGGTCGATTATCGATCACTATTGATGAGGTCAAGGAGCGTGTTTTTCACGGAGGTCTTGACCCTGAGGACGGTGTTCGAAAGGAAGCATGgcttttccttcttggcgtcTATGAGTGGTACAGCACTGCTGATGAGAGAAAGGCGCAAATTGCCTCACTACGTGACCAGTActacaagctcaagctttcgTGGTGGGAGAGACTCGAAGGTGATGGAGGTGAGGGCGACACTGGAGAGTGGTGGCGCGAGCAAAAGGGACGAATCGGTAAGTTGCTCCCCATCTCTCAGCCCTTGTCTCCCGAGGAGCATACTAACAGTTTGTCTACAGAAAAGGATGTCCACAGAACGGATCGCAATGTGCCCATTTTTATGGGCGAGGATATCCCCCACCCTGACCCAAGCTCACCTTTTGCTGAAGTCGGCACCAACGTCCACCTTgagcagatgaaggagatgctCCTGACTTACAACGAGTACAATAAGGATCTAGGCTATGTTCAGGGTATGTCAGATCTATTGGCACCAATCTACGCTGTGATTCAGGACGATGCCGTTGCATTCTGGGGTTTCCAGAAGTTCATGGAGCGCATGGAACGCAACTTTCTGCGTGATCAGTCTGGCATGCGCAACCAGCTTCTGACTCTGGACCAACTGGTTCAGTTCATGGACCCAGCACTTTGGAGCCATCTACAAAAGGCGGACAGCACaaactttttcttcttcttccgcaTGATACTTGTTTGGTATAAGCGGGAATTTGCTTGGCTTGACGTTCTTCGATTATGGGAGGGATTGTGGACTGATTATATGAGTGCGAACTTCCATCTCTTTATTGCCCTAGCGATTCTTGAGAGACACCGAGATGTTATTATGGAGCACTTGCAACATTTCGATGAGGTGCTCAAATATGGTGAGTAATTTTGGTCACCAAACACACTGATCATATGCTAATAGTACATAGTCAACGAACTTTCCAACACAATCGACCTTGAGGCGACTCTGATCCGGGCAGAAACCCTCTTCAAGAGGTTCCAGCgacttgttgatgctgtcgaCAAGAAACAGAACTTCCCGGCTCCTCGGTTCAACCAGAAGGAACCCTCAAAATCCTCTGAGCAGACCGAATCAGGGCCATCCAAGGGTGGTAAGGCATCTGGCAAGGGCAAAGCTGCTGAGCCAGCGGCGCCTCCGCCCCAGCCAAAAACGATTACCCCTGAGTTGCGCAAACTGTTAAGCAAGGAGGTAGAAGTGCTCCCTAGGAAAACGGTTGCGCAAAAGGGCGATGGCATGCCAAACAAATGAGTATCTGAGAACAGGTAGTTGAGGTTCTGTTGCTTAACGTCTGCTGCATGTATTTTTATGTTTTGGGGATTTATTGGTTTCAGTAATTTCTGGCAAGGAGTTCATGGTATGACGGTAAGTTAGCAATGTTctgatatatataagaagcCCTTTGCTACCATCGGGTCTGAATACACAAGATGCATATCACGATTCCTTGGTGCGGGACATAACATCGAGTAAACAAAAGTGCTTGTTACCAGGTAAAAACGCCGGTCTATCCTCTCAAAGAACGTAAACGCCAGACATCCAACGTATGCTTCACTTCTTATTACAAAGAAGGGGCTTTATCTGTATCCCCTCGGTCCGCTGGGCAAgcctcctctcctcaaccCAGCGTTACCGCCGCCACCTGCTTGATCATACATTCCACCTGGCGCAAATCGGTCTTCAtaaccgccgccgccgccaccaccgccgccgccaccaccgccaccacctccattATTTCCACCGGGAGGGTTGAAAGGTCCTTGACTTCCAGCCTGAGGACTCGTTGTTCTAGATCCTCCTCCCCAAAGCCTCTGTCGTAATCTATCTTGCGCAgatcctccgcctccgcctcccgAAGCACCACCAGGTGGCACGCTGGCCGTTTCGGGCCTACCGAATTGACCGCTCGTGCTCTGGTAGCTACCCGCGCGCTGCTGACTTGGCAGTGGTCGCCTATTAATATCACCACCGCCGCCTCCAGGTTGCAGCGATGCGGGAGTTCGTCCACCTCCAGCCCGAAGGCTCTGAGGCGCTTGTTGTTGTGGCTGTTGGGGTCCGTTGTCCCATAGACTACTCAGACCGCCGTGTTGCTGACCTGGAGCGCCGGGGCGCTGGCCGGCTTGTGGTGTCATGACGGGCTGTATGGGTTGTTGGGCTGGTGCCTTGGGATCCACGGGCAGCCATGGGGGGAATGGGCGCCCTTTTTCTGTGTAGTAGCCACGAAGAACGCGGCAGACGTGAGTGTCGTCTTCGGAGTCGCCGTCTTGTTCGCTGGAGAGAAGATTCTGGCGGAGGGAGGAGATTTGAGAAGATGTCTTCTGGACGAGGTTTGAGTACCAAGACGCCATGATGTGTTATGTTAAAGTGTTTCTTTTGTAGCTGATATGTTCGTAGAGTGTCTCATCGATGGTTATTCGAGCAGAATGAAGTTGCGCCTATTGCGCGATGGGCTTGCTTGATGTAGGTTGAGGAGCCGGTATCGAACCTCAGAGTATGGCTTGAGCTGTAATTGAAGGTCTGAGGGGTGAGCGCAATGCTCTGTTGCTATCGCAGTTGATTAGGTGGTGCAGCCAGCTGCTGTCGTGATAAATCAGGAGTATA of Fusarium musae strain F31 chromosome 5, whole genome shotgun sequence contains these proteins:
- a CDS encoding hypothetical protein (EggNog:ENOG41): MGVGSFLEPLIVVTLLFGGAYFNRSKDYNFWTNKSGIASIKSYKRSDDFPKRDSTDSLMSGWSGSRSPSLDSSSQPTLRRRKLQVLGYKRIVSTPNTHIFEDRLLSRLLKKLPFLVECWYWFLIYFVYQVGRAITALTLDEGTVDIARRHALQIIHLEQQLHIFWEIDFQKWFLARPTLLHWINRIYSFIHIPGTITFLVVLYYFTTTRHRRYAAGRVRSDTVAAGPALYEARRRTMAMCNLLAFVVFTSWPCMPPRLLSDPEYKGPDAEEAKSFGFVDSVHSGTGESSVWTTNRFCNQYAAMPSLHFGYSLLVGLTVATVPITGLRSTSWKRIMIVAAGMSYPALILTAIVATANHFILDAVAGAMVCAIAWNCNDFLLNFCILEDYFLSMLRLHKPVNWTDPETAVEPQFQTGLLGEDV
- a CDS encoding hypothetical protein (EggNog:ENOG41~BUSCO:EOG09260N53) — protein: MSQQDSGAADAPPQQPSRQSASPSNSFYALSDDEEGEYNTIRNAETGRGVKLLFSKSKVYVHPTPSSKDNIPGYIALLQQRGHHEERPTSSASNESTSIAPSDLLLAWIPESALGDSASIYVKVDLCDGDSPPKQSYLVPPPPTVTSHVGSVGGYAFAIPVSAVYSLLVRPPSLGWWYGSVIINSRAGDSFPALFFHDNECQSTILQKKKIARDTFDPFGESGQMFWGGDEVVKWLRRYVKIERSGAEPSIYLIEPSKEDSEAFGHKLTSSPSQIGRQDSNVGVQRGAAAGPSNRDAEMDPFVKLIKETGWNIMEKFSKVTTFTRRAAQDIVENPNLPPQVRRLLRNPEVQTLQDEFDSARIYLARWAMGIQEQSDRDRRQRIWSANDVMELEDTDVGEFELLEGASNLSLEERRKTVTMEEWNTFFDPQTGRLSITIDEVKERVFHGGLDPEDGVRKEAWLFLLGVYEWYSTADERKAQIASLRDQYYKLKLSWWERLEGDGGEGDTGEWWREQKGRIEKDVHRTDRNVPIFMGEDIPHPDPSSPFAEVGTNVHLEQMKEMLLTYNEYNKDLGYVQGMSDLLAPIYAVIQDDAVAFWGFQKFMERMERNFLRDQSGMRNQLLTLDQLVQFMDPALWSHLQKADSTNFFFFFRMILVWYKREFAWLDVLRLWEGLWTDYMSANFHLFIALAILERHRDVIMEHLQHFDEVLKYVNELSNTIDLEATLIRAETLFKRFQRLVDAVDKKQNFPAPRFNQKEPSKSSEQTESGPSKGGKASGKGKAAEPAAPPPQPKTITPELRKLLSKEVEVLPRKTVAQKGDGMPNK